The DNA sequence CCTTGTTTTAGAAATATACACACCAAACTCGCAAACCCTTTTGGACCATCAGTAACCCCCACATAGCATCCACGTGAGAAACGTGCCATATATATGAAATCcaattgcttgatttttattcatttttttatatgttttcttGATAGGGACATTTGAGTCTTTAACCAAGATTGATTGGCGCATTTGAGTCAAGCCAACTAAAAAGGATAGCAAATGGGGTTGGCCAGCGTATCCAAAATATCTCGATTTTCCGAATATCAATTATATTTTAACACGAAAAGACCGCGTACCAACAACTATAGTTTATTAAGTTCTTTTCTTGTAGAGGCAATGTAGACTTATACGAATTCTATTTGCCATGATTTTTAAAAGACGTTTCCATTTCTAACTCGatcgagagaaaaaaaaatcttcgtgACCCGTTAAGAATCTAAAGAAATTATgattttggggaaaaaagatCTTCGACCAAGCATAGTAATATGTAGATGCTGATCCGAGATTGATGAGCGGGCTTTGAGATTTCTAGGTACGGATTTTCGAGAGTGGATTACTATTCTTCTTGCACTattcaatccaaccaatttCATTTATGAGCTATCCTCATTGCGGCATGTATTTTATCCGATTCCAAAGTTACGGCGAACTTTATGGGATTTTATGataacaaatttcaaatttatccaaaaatggGAAGTAAAATCCTTCCATGCAAGCAAACAGCCAGCaaagaaacaaagcaaaacCTCTGTCGCTGCATCGCGATGGGGGCGCGAGGTCATGTACACAGGTCGATCGTCCCGCTCATCGACATCCGTCGAGAACACTTCTGTCCTTATCCCATGATCCCTCCTCGTCAATCCGCGACAGCGGGACTCGCGAATTTCATGTACCCCGCTGAGGGGTCGCCACGCCACAGAACCAAACACTAGTTCAGCTTCAAGATCGGCAATCCAACATGGCCAACACTGGAAGGACAAAGAATCTATTTTTAGTCTaaagcaaagcaaaaaaaaaaaagtgtaaaggCAAGAGCAGACAATCCCTTGTCGTTGTCATCATCAACCATCCATTCCCTGCTCCTCTTTCCCATAATAAAAATCACCCCCACCAAAAGCTCGCTCGATGAAAAggcgagacttttctctccaacGACGAAAAATCGTGCGAACCCATTTCAAGAAGCGGAATCGGCGTCGAAGCTCGTCCTTTGAGGCTTGCTGTGACCGATGGGTCGATTGGGAGAGAGGTTCGGGGCGCTGGTCAACAACAGATGGCTGGTGTTCGTGGCCGCAATGTGGATACAGTCGTGTGCGGGCATTGGGTACTTGTTCGGGAGCATATCGCCGGTGATAAAGAGCTCGCTGAGCTACAACCAGAGGCAGATTGCGAGGCTTGGTGTGGCGAAGGATCTCGGGGACAGTGTTGGGTTCTTGGCGGGGAGCTTGTGTGAGGTCTTGCCTATGTGGGGTGCTCTGCTCGTGGGTGCTCTTCAGAACTTTGTTGGGTATGGTTGGGTTTGGCTCGTCGTCACCGGCCGAGTTCCAACTCTGCCTTTGTGGGCCGTGAGTATTGATGATGAAACAGAAGCTATAAGattttgtttgtgtgtgtgtttggtGATGCATCTCTATAGGACTTGGCGAAATCTGTCCGTGCACATCCCTATAATTTGTTATGCTGATCGATATTTGAGGGAAATGAAGCTTGAGATGTTAATTGTGGAAGTAGAAGGTCATGTAGGACCTAGGAAATGTAGATCAGaactcttctttgctatttctGTGATAATGGATTTAATTTTGCGAGGAGATGGATTTGGATGTTTGAGGAAGGTGGTGGAGCTGCATCATAACCTGACGAGTTTTGATTTTCTGCTGAAGTTTGGCAGTCCGAGTCCATGGCTTGGGCTGCAGCATTTGGAGCTCCAGATTTCACATTTCTTTGTTTATAGCTGTGACAAGTTAGAATATTTCAGCATATGCATCTCGTCGAACTAATTTAGTCCTCTGGCAAccgctttatttttttttttggtaatgagTCTTAAGTTCTTATGCATCATTATAAGGTTAAGGTTGAGGTCCTAGGGCTGCAGGATTAGTCTTCTGCTGATTCCTTTCCTTTGCACTTATGaccctattttccttttttcctgtgTTTTGGCATGCTTGCGAGACAAAGTCAAGAGTACTTATTGATGGAGCTCCTTCTGGTTTATGTAGATGTGCGCTCTTATTTTCATTGGAACCAATGGCGAGACCTACTTCAATACAGCAGCTCTGGTTTCCTGCGTGCAAAATTTCCCAAGAAGCCGGGGTCCTGTGGTGGGCATCCTGAAAGGCTTTGCTGGGCTTGGTGGTGCTATTTTGACACAAATTTATGCGGTGATCCATTCCCCCGATCATGCGAATCTCATATTCATGATTGCAGTTGGTCCGGCGATGGTCATAATTGCCCTGATGTTCATCGTCCGACCAGTCGGAGGTCATAGGCAAGTACGGCCATCTGATGGACTAAGTTTTACGTTTATCTATAGCGTATGCCTTCTATTGGCAGCATACTTAATGGGGGTCATGGTTGTGGAAGATCTAGTTGATTTGAATCAGAAAGTGATCGTGATTTTTACGGCGATTCTATTCATGCTGCTCCTGCTTCCGATCATGGTGCCGGTGTCATTGACTTTCTTCTTGGACTCAAGGGCACCACTTCAAGAACCTCTTCTGTCTGAGCCACAGAAACAAGAAGCAGCCAAATCTGAGCAGGATGGACATGAGGTTATATTCAGTGAAGTCGAAGATGAAAAGCCAAAGGAGGTGGACTTACTTCCGGCATCGGAAAGGCAAAAGCGAATAGCGCAGTTGCAGGTGAAATTATTCCAAGCCGCCGCCGAAGGTGCGGTGagggtgaagaggaggaggggccCACATAGAGGAGAGGACTTCACCCTGGCACAGGCTTTAATTAAGGCAGACTTTTGGCTCATCTTTTTCTCGCTTCTACTGGGTTCTGGTTCTGGACTGACGGTTATCGATAATCTGGGCCAGATGAGCCAATCTCTGGGGTACGATAACACGCATATATTTGTGTCCATGATCAGCATTTGGAACTTCCTAGGCCGTGTTGGCGGAGGCTACTTTTCTGAAATCATTGTAAAGTAAGGAGCTAATTTTCTTTCCTCCGCAATGCTGAATTTCTTACCGAAGAACCTCTGTTTAAGCATCGCTATTAAACATGATGTTGCCTTTTGCCCCAACAGGGATCGTGCTTATCCAAGGCCAGTGGCAATGGCTGTGGCGCAATTCATTATGGCTATCGGGCATGTTTTCTTTGCCATGGGATGGCCTGGGGCAATGTACATTGGTACCCTCTTGATTGGCCTTGGTTATGGAGCCCACTGGGCAATCATGCCTGCTGTGGCCTCGGAGTTGTTCGGACTGAAAAAATTTGGTGCTTTATACAACTTCCTTACTTTGGCTAACCCTGCCGGTTCACTAGTCTTCTCCGGTGTAATTGCGAGCAGTATATACGATTACGAAGCAGAGAAGCAAgcgcatcatcatcatcatcagcaccatcaccatcaccatccgCGAAGCTGGGGGTTGATATTTTCAACCGTGCTCGCTGCGGATGAACCGCTGAAATGTGACGGTTCTATATGCTTTTTCCTGACGTCAATGATTATGTCAGGACTCTGCGTCATCGCGGTGGTCTTGAGCATGATCCTTGTCTACCGGACTAAAATTGTTTATGCGCATCTCTATGGAAAATCTCGTACCTGAATTATATGATGGGGTCAGAGCTGTGTTCATCCCTTAGGAAGTGATGTTAAGAGACTTGATTGTTCAGCTGGTAATGCCGTCGGACCATGCTTCTCTTGTAGCGCTGCATTATGCAGAAATGCTGGTGAACTCTCCCTCGCTCTTGTATCGTCAGCCTAATTTAGAGAGAGGTTTTGGTAGACACGTGCCGTAGAAGATTGATGTATATGTATGATTTTTGGGTTGCGAGTTGCGACAAGTGTGCTGTATCCCTGCTCTTTACTTTGCCATGAATTGAGAAGTGGTTCTTCTCTTTGTTGTCATCATGGTGCACATGACCTTTTACTGTATCTGCTTCTATGAATGGTTAAGTATCAGTTCCTTGATGGCTTCAATTGTTGTAAAAGGATGATTATTGCATCGAAAAAAACTTCTGAGAGTTGGTTTACTTGAATGGTATGACTTGACAGACGACGATTTCAATTGATAAGATACTCCGATACAAAACAAATGGGGCGGTAGTAGCGGTACTGTTTATTTCACAGGTCAGAACCGCACACTGCTTATTGATTCCATGTCTAGACCTTCAAGGCGTGCCTGTATGTCACGAATTGAAAGCTGTACaatctcttcttatctctcctTGGCTTCCTGTCTTGGCACCCACTCTCCCGAGCTTCCTCATGGCAGTGGCAAAGGCCTGGTTGAAGTTGCCCGGGTTGTTGGCAAAGTCCTGCACAGTAGGTTTGGACGCCGAATCGGCGATGAGCGACTCGTCCGAAGTGAACAGGCCCATGCCTTGGACCAGATTCTTGTAGTACATGTTGTCGAACGTCTGCGGAGTCACGGGGTCCATGTCGATCGCTATTTGTGGGTCCACATTTTGGGGGCAAGCTTGCTTCAGCTGCACAGCGTAGGTAGAGTTGAGAGTAGGGTCCACCGGAGATGACGAGGAGAATGAGTAGAGACGGTTGGCGAAGCGGTTGCAGTGGGAGAAGCCGACGGTGTGAGCACCCGAGAGGGCGATCATGTCAGATTGTGTGAGGCCGTTTCTGGAGAAAATCGTGTTGAGCTGGTCGAGATCGAAGTTCGGTTCCGGTAACTTCCCGGCCACTAGAGATGCTTTAGAGATGAGACCATCACGACGTCCGAGCTCTACGTTGAATGATGGACCTCCGGCCTGAGATTTTCGAACAAATGAGGAAACGTTAGCCTCGAAAGATGATAGCCATCTGACTCGACATTGAGCTGCAAGGGTGAACTGTCCATGGAGGGGATTCTTGCTTACCAGGACGACTACGTCTCGAGCAGCAATGGCTAAGATGTCGGCGCACGACACGATGCCGGGGCAAGTCGCTTCGACAGCTTGCTTTGCCTTGATGACAGTGTCAAACCCGTCTCCGGCTAGAGACAGATTATCCGGAGCGTCCTTCTCAGCATCCCCGTTAGGCGATGTGATCAGAATCGAACCATCGCATCCCTGAAAAAACATTGAAATTTACTAGCCGAAACCATGATTGAATGAAAATTGGGATCAGGTGTTTCTTATCAAAAGCAATCCTGAATCAAAATTCATGCCTCCCGGAACATATTAAAGC is a window from the Rhodamnia argentea isolate NSW1041297 chromosome 8, ASM2092103v1, whole genome shotgun sequence genome containing:
- the LOC115741156 gene encoding protein NUCLEAR FUSION DEFECTIVE 4-like; protein product: MGRLGERFGALVNNRWLVFVAAMWIQSCAGIGYLFGSISPVIKSSLSYNQRQIARLGVAKDLGDSVGFLAGSLCEVLPMWGALLVGALQNFVGYGWVWLVVTGRVPTLPLWAMCALIFIGTNGETYFNTAALVSCVQNFPRSRGPVVGILKGFAGLGGAILTQIYAVIHSPDHANLIFMIAVGPAMVIIALMFIVRPVGGHRQVRPSDGLSFTFIYSVCLLLAAYLMGVMVVEDLVDLNQKVIVIFTAILFMLLLLPIMVPVSLTFFLDSRAPLQEPLLSEPQKQEAAKSEQDGHEVIFSEVEDEKPKEVDLLPASERQKRIAQLQVKLFQAAAEGAVRVKRRRGPHRGEDFTLAQALIKADFWLIFFSLLLGSGSGLTVIDNLGQMSQSLGYDNTHIFVSMISIWNFLGRVGGGYFSEIIVKDRAYPRPVAMAVAQFIMAIGHVFFAMGWPGAMYIGTLLIGLGYGAHWAIMPAVASELFGLKKFGALYNFLTLANPAGSLVFSGVIASSIYDYEAEKQAHHHHHQHHHHHHPRSWGLIFSTVLAADEPLKCDGSICFFLTSMIMSGLCVIAVVLSMILVYRTKIVYAHLYGKSRT
- the LOC115741159 gene encoding peroxidase 55-like, whose amino-acid sequence is MGRVMERKLGFWAVMVFAAVLEVGRAQLAEDFYGGTCPNVESIVKQVVTTKFGQTFVTFPATLRLFFHDCFIEGCDGSILITSPNGDAEKDAPDNLSLAGDGFDTVIKAKQAVEATCPGIVSCADILAIAARDVVVLAGGPSFNVELGRRDGLISKASLVAGKLPEPNFDLDQLNTIFSRNGLTQSDMIALSGAHTVGFSHCNRFANRLYSFSSSSPVDPTLNSTYAVQLKQACPQNVDPQIAIDMDPVTPQTFDNMYYKNLVQGMGLFTSDESLIADSASKPTVQDFANNPGNFNQAFATAMRKLGRVGAKTGSQGEIRRDCTAFNS